A region of Vitis vinifera cultivar Pinot Noir 40024 chromosome 13, ASM3070453v1 DNA encodes the following proteins:
- the LOC100254946 gene encoding F-box protein At3g54460 isoform X1: protein MVEDDHSIPHHKHCGFLSAVLAINPPQTLDSGTRCHIFGDGSEVGFRSENDVILSPVDSKAKTSTGDSGECSRRKRKRGIGLVHGSISVVRQIHALVVHKCVKIVARVVRVCGEARAVVLVDVYLPIELWSGWQFPRSASTAGALFRHLSCDWEERSSVLVNHEEYYKYNDGDNRSLWNLSDCHVLGCKLHCNALDPSKKKLFELHEIFKSLPSVAMKGQPDSSRVKPSDASCQSGIWEVSDDVLINILTALAPMDLVRVSATCHHLRSLAASIMPCMKLKLFPHQHAAVEWMLQRERNAEILPHPLFIDFLTEDGFAFYINTVTGEIVTGMPPLIRDFRGGMFCDEPGLGKTITALSLILKTQGTWADPPDGVQVIWCTHNSDQRCGYYELTSDNVSVNKMFSGKRILGQVARRGWLSLDKPTPMENRKYSSPERTRLVIPGVQIAGSTDSCPGKVIKSPTTVRSMPATRVVRCTRSLSRVKRNLVYAYEEASGFGKERKLKKNSSERRQVANTPRHLSVDKRVGISHGLPHKCKRSEKDSEDHSECNETWIQCDACHKWRRLGEPSVADAAAAWFCSMNSDPSYQSCRVPEESWDDRQPITYLPGFYAKGTPGGEEQNVSFFTSVLKEHYAFINSQTKKALIWLTKLSPDKLSEMDTVGLRRPVLDTHLVSGGDHGFHKIFQAFGLVRRVEKGTSRWYYPENLENLVFDLPALRIALCEPLDSFRLYLSRATLVVVPSNLVDHWKTQIQKHVKPGQLRVYVWTDHKKPCAHNLAWDYDVVITTFNRLSAEWRPHKRSVLMQVHWLRVMLDEGHTLGSSLNLTNKLQMAVSLIASNRWLLTGTPTPNTPNSQLSHLQPMLKFLHEEGYGQNQKSWEDGILRPFEAEMEEGRSRLLLLLHRCMISARKADLQTIPPCIKKVTFLNFTEEHAKSYNELVVTVRRNILMADWNDPSHVESLLNPKQWKFRISTIKNVRLSCCVAGHIKVTDAGEDIQETMDILVENGLDTISDEYAFIKYNLLYGGACMRCKEWCRLPVITPCRHLLCLDCVALDSEKCTFPGCGNLYEMQSPEILTRPENPNPKWPVPKDLIELQPSYKQDTWDPDWQSTSSSKVTYIVKRLKALQEANRKSGYAMDEDSDIKDIDELVSLSEQNNCNALLQQDYTRLNDETSHISPEKVLIFSQFLEHIHVIEQQLTVAGIKFSGMYSPMHSSNKMKSLSTFQHDADCMALLMDGSAALGLDLSFVTHVFLMEPIWDRSMEEQVISRAHRMGATRPIRVETLAMRGTIEEQMLEFLQDADECRRFLKEEFGKPYSEGVRAHRSLHDFAESNYLAHLSFVRTNSKM from the exons ATGGTGGAGGACGACCACTCAATTCCACACCACAAACACTGCGGTTTCTTGAGTGCAGTTCTCGCAATCAATCCGCCCCAAACCCTCGATTCCGGCACTCGCTGTCACATCTTCGGAGACGGATCCGAGGTCGGCTTCAGATCCGAGAACGACGTTATTTTGTCCCCGGTTGATTCCAAAGCGAAGACGTCCACTGGAGACTCGGGGGAATGCAGTAGGCGGAAGAGGAAGAGGGGAATTGGGCTGGTGCACGGGAGTATAAGCGTGGTTCGTCAGATTCACGCATTGGTAGTGCACAAATGTGTGAAAATTGTTGCGCGAGTGGTTAGAGTTTGTGGAGAAGCTAGGGCTGTGGTGCTTGTGGATGTGTATCTTCCAATTGAGTTGTGGTCCGGCTGGCAATTTCCTCGATCGGCGTCCACTGCCGGTGCTCTCTTCAGGCATTTGAG TTGTGACTGGGAAGAGAGAAGTTCAGTGCTTGTTAATCATGAAGAGTATTATAAATACAATGATGGGGACAATAGGAGTCTGTGGAATCTCTCTGATTGTCACGTTCTTGGATGTAAGCTGCATTGCAATGCCCTAGATCCTTCCAAGAAAAAGCTATTTGAACTTCATGAAATTTTTAAGAGCTTACCTAGTGTAGCAATGAAGGGACAGCCTGATTCCTCAAGAGTAAAACCATCAGATGCCTCTTGTCAATCTGGCATTTGGGAGGTATCTGATGATGTTTTGATTAATATATTGACTGCACTTGCACCAATGGACCTTGTCAGGGTGTCTGCAACCTGTCATCATCTAAGATCCTTGGCTGCATCTATCATGCCATGCATGAAGCTCAAACTTTTTCCTCATCAGCATGCAGCAGTTGAGTGGATGTTGCAGCGTGAGCGGAATGCTGAAATCCTGCCACACCCTTTGTTCATAGATTTTTTAACTGAAGATGGGTTTGCTTTCTATATAAATACTGTCACTGGTGAAATAGTCACTGGGATGCCCCCCTTGATTAGAGATTTCCGTGGGGGGATGTTCTGTGATGAGCCTGGTTTAGGTAAGACTATAACTGCTCTCTCTCTTATTTTGAAGACTCAAGGAACATGGGCAGACCCACCAGATGGAGTACAAGTAATCTGGTGTACACATAATTCAGACCAGAGATGTGGATATTATGAGCTTACCAGTGACAATGTCAGTGTCAATAAAATGTTCTCGGGAAAAAGGATTCTTGGTCAGGTTGCTCGAAGGGGCTGGTTGTCTTTAGATAAACCTACTCCCATGGAGAATAGAAAATATTCTTCCCCTGAAAGAACCAGGTTAGTGATTCCTGGTGTGCAAATTGCAGGATCTACTGATTCATGCCCTGGTAAAGTAATAAAATCACCAACAACTGTGCGCTCTATGCCTGCAACCCGTGTAGTTCGATGCACCAGGAGCTTGAGCCGTGTCAAGAGAAATCTCGTTTATGCATATGAGGAAGCATCTGGGTTTGGTAAAGAAAGGAAGCTTAAGAAAAATTCGAGTGAAAGGAGGCAAGTAGCAAATACTCCAAGACATCTCTCTGTTGACAAGCGAGTTGGTATATCGCATGGACTGCCACACAAGTGCAAGAGGTCTGAGAAGGATTCTGAAGATCATTCTGAATGTAATGAAACTTGGATTCAGTGTGATGCTTGTCATAAGTGGCGGAGGCTTGGGGAACCAAGTGTAGCAGATGCTGCTGCAGCTTGGTTTTGTAGTATGAACTCTGATCCTTCATACCAGAGTTGTAGGGTTCCAGAAGAATCTTGGGATGATCGCCAGCCGATAACATACTTACCGGGATTTTATGCTAAAGGAACTCCTGGGGGAGAAGAGCAGAATGTATCATTTTTTACCAGTGTGCTTAAGGAGCACTATGCATTTATAAATTCTCAAACTAAGAAAGCACTAATTTGGTTAACCAAACTTTCTCCAGATAAACTTTCAGAAATGGATACTGTTGGTCTTCGACGCCCTGTCTTGGACACGCATCTAGTATCTGGTGGTGACCATGGATTCCATAAGATATTTCAAGCATTTGGTCTTGTTAGGAGAGTTGAAAAGGGAACTAGTAGATGGTATTACCCAGAAAATCTTGAGAACTTAGTTTTTGATTTGCCTGCTCTAAGAATTGCTCTATGTGAACCATTAGATTCTTTCAGGTTATATTTGTCAAGGGCAACTTTAGTTGTTGTTCCATCAAATCTTGTTGATCATTGGAAAACCCAAATCCAAAAGCATGTCAAACCCGGTCAGTTGAGAGTTTATGTCTGGACTGATCATAAAAAGCCTTGTGCACACAATCTGGCCTGGGACTACGATGTTGTTATAACTACCTTTAACAGATTAAGTGCAGAATGGAGGCCCCATAAGAGAAGTGTATTGATGCAAGTGCATTGGCTTAGAGTCATGTTAGATGAGGGTCACACGCTTGGCTCTAGTCTGAACTTGACAAACAAATTGCAAATGGCTGTTTCACTGATTGCTTCAAATCGCTGGTTGTTAACGGGAACACCAACTCCTAACACACCCAATAGTCAACTATCACATCTTCAACCCATGCTTAAGTTCCTTCATGAGGAAGGTTATGGGCAGAATCAAAAGTCATGGGAAGATGGCATTCTTAGGCCATTTGAGGCAGAGATGGAAGAGGGTCGATCACGTCTATTGCTTTTACTCCACAGATGCATGATTAGTGCTAGAAAGGCTGACTTGCAAACTATTCCTCCTTGCATCAAGAAAGTGACATTTCTCAATTTCACTGAAGAGCATGCAAAGAGTTACAATGAATTGGTAGTTACAGTGCGGCGCAATATATTAATGGCTGACTGGAATGATCCCTCTCATGTGGAAAGTTTGCTGAATCCAAAGCAATGGAAGTTTCGAATTTCGACTATTAAGAATGTTAGGCTGTCTTGCTGTGTGGCTGGACATATTAAAGTAACGGATGCTGGTGAAGATATCCAAGAAACAATGGATATTTTAGTCGAAAATGGTCTTGATACTATTTCAGATGAGTAtgcttttataaaatataacctCCTATATGGTGGTGCCTGTATGAG atgcaAAGAGTGGTGCCGTCTACCTGTCATTACACCATGTAGGCATCTTTTATGTCTTGATTGTGTTGCTTTGGACAGTGAAAAGTGTACTTTTCCTGGCTGTGGTAACTTATATGAGATGCAGTCTCCTGAAATATTAACCCGTCCAGAAAATCCCAACCCAAAGTGGCCTGTTCCCAAAGACCTTATTGAGTTACAGCCTTCATATAAGCAG GATACTTGGGATCCTGATTGGCAATCAACATCTAGCAGCAAAGTGACTTATATTGTAAAGAGACTAAAAGCTTTGCAGGAGGCTAATAGAAAGAGTGGCTACGCCATGGATGAGGACAGTGATATTAAAGACATTGATGAGCTTGTTTCTCTTTCTGAGCAAAACAATTGTAATGCACTGTTACAGCAAGATTATACCAGACTGAATGATGAAACTTCCCATATATCCCCAGAGAAAGTTCTAATATTCTCTCAGTTTCTTGAGCATATACATGTTATTGAACAGCAG TTAACTGTTGCTGGTATCAAATTTTCTGGAATGTATAGTCCGATGCATTCTAGCAACAAG ATGAAGTCGCTATCCACCTTCCAGCATGATGCAGATTGTATGGCTCTTTTGATGGATGGAAGTGCAGCATTAGGCCTTGATTTGAGCTTTGTAACACATGTGTTTTTGATGGAACCAATATGGGACAGAAG CATGGAAGAACAAGTGATCAGTCGTGCCCACCGGATGGGTGCTACTCGGCCTATTCGTGTGGAAACTTTAGCAATGCGTGGTACAATCGAAGAGCAAATGCTTGAATTTTTACAG
- the LOC100254946 gene encoding F-box protein At3g54460 isoform X2, translating to MVEDDHSIPHHKHCGFLSAVLAINPPQTLDSGTRCHIFGDGSEVGFRSENDVILSPVDSKAKTSTGDSGECSRRKRKRGIGLVHGSISVVRQIHALVVHKCVKIVARVVRVCGEARAVVLVDVYLPIELWSGWQFPRSASTAGALFRHLSCDWEERSSVLVNHEEYYKYNDGDNRSLWNLSDCHVLGCKLHCNALDPSKKKLFELHEIFKSLPSVAMKGQPDSSRVKPSDASCQSGIWEVSDDVLINILTALAPMDLVRVSATCHHLRSLAASIMPCMKLKLFPHQHAAVEWMLQRERNAEILPHPLFIDFLTEDGFAFYINTVTGEIVTGMPPLIRDFRGGMFCDEPGLGKTITALSLILKTQGTWADPPDGVQVIWCTHNSDQRCGYYELTSDNVSVNKMFSGKRILGQVARRGWLSLDKPTPMENRKYSSPERTRLVIPGVQIAGSTDSCPGKVIKSPTTVRSMPATRVVRCTRSLSRVKRNLVYAYEEASGFGKERKLKKNSSERRQVANTPRHLSVDKRVGISHGLPHKCKRSEKDSEDHSECNETWIQCDACHKWRRLGEPSVADAAAAWFCSMNSDPSYQSCRVPEESWDDRQPITYLPGFYAKGTPGGEEQNVSFFTSVLKEHYAFINSQTKKALIWLTKLSPDKLSEMDTVGLRRPVLDTHLVSGGDHGFHKIFQAFGLVRRVEKGTSRWYYPENLENLVFDLPALRIALCEPLDSFRLYLSRATLVVVPSNLVDHWKTQIQKHVKPGQLRVYVWTDHKKPCAHNLAWDYDVVITTFNRLSAEWRPHKRSVLMQVHWLRVMLDEGHTLGSSLNLTNKLQMAVSLIASNRWLLTGTPTPNTPNSQLSHLQPMLKFLHEEGYGQNQKSWEDGILRPFEAEMEEGRSRLLLLLHRCMISARKADLQTIPPCIKKVTFLNFTEEHAKSYNELVVTVRRNILMADWNDPSHVESLLNPKQWKFRISTIKNVRLSCCVAGHIKVTDAGEDIQETMDILVENGLDTISDEYAFIKYNLLYGGACMRCKEWCRLPVITPCRHLLCLDCVALDSEKCTFPGCGNLYEMQSPEILTRPENPNPKWPVPKDLIELQPSYKQDTWDPDWQSTSSSKVTYIVKRLKALQEANRKSGYAMDEDSDIKDIDELVSLSEQNNCNALLQQDYTRLNDETSHISPEKVLIFSQFLEHIHVIEQQLTVAGIKFSGMYSPMHSSNKFFR from the exons ATGGTGGAGGACGACCACTCAATTCCACACCACAAACACTGCGGTTTCTTGAGTGCAGTTCTCGCAATCAATCCGCCCCAAACCCTCGATTCCGGCACTCGCTGTCACATCTTCGGAGACGGATCCGAGGTCGGCTTCAGATCCGAGAACGACGTTATTTTGTCCCCGGTTGATTCCAAAGCGAAGACGTCCACTGGAGACTCGGGGGAATGCAGTAGGCGGAAGAGGAAGAGGGGAATTGGGCTGGTGCACGGGAGTATAAGCGTGGTTCGTCAGATTCACGCATTGGTAGTGCACAAATGTGTGAAAATTGTTGCGCGAGTGGTTAGAGTTTGTGGAGAAGCTAGGGCTGTGGTGCTTGTGGATGTGTATCTTCCAATTGAGTTGTGGTCCGGCTGGCAATTTCCTCGATCGGCGTCCACTGCCGGTGCTCTCTTCAGGCATTTGAG TTGTGACTGGGAAGAGAGAAGTTCAGTGCTTGTTAATCATGAAGAGTATTATAAATACAATGATGGGGACAATAGGAGTCTGTGGAATCTCTCTGATTGTCACGTTCTTGGATGTAAGCTGCATTGCAATGCCCTAGATCCTTCCAAGAAAAAGCTATTTGAACTTCATGAAATTTTTAAGAGCTTACCTAGTGTAGCAATGAAGGGACAGCCTGATTCCTCAAGAGTAAAACCATCAGATGCCTCTTGTCAATCTGGCATTTGGGAGGTATCTGATGATGTTTTGATTAATATATTGACTGCACTTGCACCAATGGACCTTGTCAGGGTGTCTGCAACCTGTCATCATCTAAGATCCTTGGCTGCATCTATCATGCCATGCATGAAGCTCAAACTTTTTCCTCATCAGCATGCAGCAGTTGAGTGGATGTTGCAGCGTGAGCGGAATGCTGAAATCCTGCCACACCCTTTGTTCATAGATTTTTTAACTGAAGATGGGTTTGCTTTCTATATAAATACTGTCACTGGTGAAATAGTCACTGGGATGCCCCCCTTGATTAGAGATTTCCGTGGGGGGATGTTCTGTGATGAGCCTGGTTTAGGTAAGACTATAACTGCTCTCTCTCTTATTTTGAAGACTCAAGGAACATGGGCAGACCCACCAGATGGAGTACAAGTAATCTGGTGTACACATAATTCAGACCAGAGATGTGGATATTATGAGCTTACCAGTGACAATGTCAGTGTCAATAAAATGTTCTCGGGAAAAAGGATTCTTGGTCAGGTTGCTCGAAGGGGCTGGTTGTCTTTAGATAAACCTACTCCCATGGAGAATAGAAAATATTCTTCCCCTGAAAGAACCAGGTTAGTGATTCCTGGTGTGCAAATTGCAGGATCTACTGATTCATGCCCTGGTAAAGTAATAAAATCACCAACAACTGTGCGCTCTATGCCTGCAACCCGTGTAGTTCGATGCACCAGGAGCTTGAGCCGTGTCAAGAGAAATCTCGTTTATGCATATGAGGAAGCATCTGGGTTTGGTAAAGAAAGGAAGCTTAAGAAAAATTCGAGTGAAAGGAGGCAAGTAGCAAATACTCCAAGACATCTCTCTGTTGACAAGCGAGTTGGTATATCGCATGGACTGCCACACAAGTGCAAGAGGTCTGAGAAGGATTCTGAAGATCATTCTGAATGTAATGAAACTTGGATTCAGTGTGATGCTTGTCATAAGTGGCGGAGGCTTGGGGAACCAAGTGTAGCAGATGCTGCTGCAGCTTGGTTTTGTAGTATGAACTCTGATCCTTCATACCAGAGTTGTAGGGTTCCAGAAGAATCTTGGGATGATCGCCAGCCGATAACATACTTACCGGGATTTTATGCTAAAGGAACTCCTGGGGGAGAAGAGCAGAATGTATCATTTTTTACCAGTGTGCTTAAGGAGCACTATGCATTTATAAATTCTCAAACTAAGAAAGCACTAATTTGGTTAACCAAACTTTCTCCAGATAAACTTTCAGAAATGGATACTGTTGGTCTTCGACGCCCTGTCTTGGACACGCATCTAGTATCTGGTGGTGACCATGGATTCCATAAGATATTTCAAGCATTTGGTCTTGTTAGGAGAGTTGAAAAGGGAACTAGTAGATGGTATTACCCAGAAAATCTTGAGAACTTAGTTTTTGATTTGCCTGCTCTAAGAATTGCTCTATGTGAACCATTAGATTCTTTCAGGTTATATTTGTCAAGGGCAACTTTAGTTGTTGTTCCATCAAATCTTGTTGATCATTGGAAAACCCAAATCCAAAAGCATGTCAAACCCGGTCAGTTGAGAGTTTATGTCTGGACTGATCATAAAAAGCCTTGTGCACACAATCTGGCCTGGGACTACGATGTTGTTATAACTACCTTTAACAGATTAAGTGCAGAATGGAGGCCCCATAAGAGAAGTGTATTGATGCAAGTGCATTGGCTTAGAGTCATGTTAGATGAGGGTCACACGCTTGGCTCTAGTCTGAACTTGACAAACAAATTGCAAATGGCTGTTTCACTGATTGCTTCAAATCGCTGGTTGTTAACGGGAACACCAACTCCTAACACACCCAATAGTCAACTATCACATCTTCAACCCATGCTTAAGTTCCTTCATGAGGAAGGTTATGGGCAGAATCAAAAGTCATGGGAAGATGGCATTCTTAGGCCATTTGAGGCAGAGATGGAAGAGGGTCGATCACGTCTATTGCTTTTACTCCACAGATGCATGATTAGTGCTAGAAAGGCTGACTTGCAAACTATTCCTCCTTGCATCAAGAAAGTGACATTTCTCAATTTCACTGAAGAGCATGCAAAGAGTTACAATGAATTGGTAGTTACAGTGCGGCGCAATATATTAATGGCTGACTGGAATGATCCCTCTCATGTGGAAAGTTTGCTGAATCCAAAGCAATGGAAGTTTCGAATTTCGACTATTAAGAATGTTAGGCTGTCTTGCTGTGTGGCTGGACATATTAAAGTAACGGATGCTGGTGAAGATATCCAAGAAACAATGGATATTTTAGTCGAAAATGGTCTTGATACTATTTCAGATGAGTAtgcttttataaaatataacctCCTATATGGTGGTGCCTGTATGAG atgcaAAGAGTGGTGCCGTCTACCTGTCATTACACCATGTAGGCATCTTTTATGTCTTGATTGTGTTGCTTTGGACAGTGAAAAGTGTACTTTTCCTGGCTGTGGTAACTTATATGAGATGCAGTCTCCTGAAATATTAACCCGTCCAGAAAATCCCAACCCAAAGTGGCCTGTTCCCAAAGACCTTATTGAGTTACAGCCTTCATATAAGCAG GATACTTGGGATCCTGATTGGCAATCAACATCTAGCAGCAAAGTGACTTATATTGTAAAGAGACTAAAAGCTTTGCAGGAGGCTAATAGAAAGAGTGGCTACGCCATGGATGAGGACAGTGATATTAAAGACATTGATGAGCTTGTTTCTCTTTCTGAGCAAAACAATTGTAATGCACTGTTACAGCAAGATTATACCAGACTGAATGATGAAACTTCCCATATATCCCCAGAGAAAGTTCTAATATTCTCTCAGTTTCTTGAGCATATACATGTTATTGAACAGCAG TTAACTGTTGCTGGTATCAAATTTTCTGGAATGTATAGTCCGATGCATTCTAGCAACAAG TTTTTCAGATGA
- the LOC100242955 gene encoding protein NRT1/ PTR FAMILY 5.4-like, producing MATVFVPKMEGLGTRWMVQMGWDFGSDEIVQYSSMDSSMASLNIVDGHEENEVSTKKRPSKGGWKSAAFIILVEIAERFTFYGVLGNLVTYFTNVLGQTISTAAKNVNTWVGVSMILPIFGAAVADSYLGRFKTIIIASVIYLLGAVLLALSVSVASLQRSAAAFFVSLYILTIGLGGHKPCVQTFAADQFDENIPEEKIAKVSFFNWWFFGIEVGGSVAIIVVVYVQDNIGWGPGFGILAGAIAVALVVFLCGIPTYRRRQKVASSPFVRVVQVFVAATKKRSLDETSDGYKVYHDHVEGQTSVQILARTNQYRFLDKAAIIDEIDDSNKTRNCWRLCSVNQVEEVKLLLRLVPIWFACLPFAILFSQTATYFTKQGSTTVRTVGSFNIPPATLQVNVAFAAIVFIPLYDRVLVPIARKVTGLPSGMTTLQRMGIGLFLSTFSMVAAALVEAKRISIARDHGIMDSPKSIVPMRVFWLLPQYIITGVGAVFFVVGMQQLFYDQIPDELRSMGAAASNSTLGVGNFLSSAIISILQAITSRAGDEWLGSNLNRAHLDYFYWVLAGLGGLNLCFFIWATMGFVYKKLEWDDPNQKEEQKLSRVE from the exons TATTCTTCAATGGATAGTTCTATGGCTTCACTTAATATTGTTGATGGGCATGAAGAGAATGAAGTGTCCACCAAAAAGAGACCCTCAAAGGGTGGTTGGAAATCAGCCGCTTTCATCATAC TTGTGGAAATTGCAGAGAGATTTACATTCTATGGAGTGTTGGGGAACCTTGTCACCTACTTCACAAATGTTCTTGGTCAGACCATTAGCACGGCCGCTAAGAATGTGAATACCTGGGTTGGTGTCTCTATGATCCTCCCCATATTTGGAGCTGCTGTAGCGGATTCTTACTTGGGTCGATTTAAGACCATTATCATAGCTTCCGTCATTTATCTCCTG GGAGCTGTTCTGTTAGCCCTATCAGTCTCAGTAGCTTCACTTCAGCGCAGTGCAGCAGCCTTCTTCGTTTCACTTTACATACTAACCATTGGGCTAGGTGGCCATAAGCCATGTGTCCAGACCTTCGCAGCCGATCAATTCGATGAAAATATCCCCGAGGAGAAGATTGCCAAGGTCTCATTCTTCAACTGGTGGTTTTTCGGAATAGAGGTTGGTGGCTCCGTCGCCATAATAGTGGTGGTTTACGTCCAAGACAACATTGGGTGGGGGCCAGGCTTTGGGATCCTAGCGGGTGCCATTGCAGTGGCACTGGTGGTGTTTTTGTGTGGAATCCCAACTTACCGACGACGACAAAAGGTGGCGAGCAGCCCCTTTGTTAGGGTGGTTCAGGTGTTTGTAGCTGCTACTAAAAAGCGAAGCTTGGATGAGACGTCCGATGGCTATAAGGTTTATCATGATCATGTGGAGGGTCAAACTAGCGTTCAGATTTTGGCTCGAACAAACCAGTACAg ATTTTTGGACAAGGCGGCTATCATTGATGAGATAGATGATTCGAACAAAACCAGAAATTGTTGGAGGCTGTGTTCAGTAAACCAAGTTGAGGAAGTGAAACTTCTCCTACGCCTAGTCCCCATATGGTTCGCTTGCTTGCCATTTGCCATACTTTTTTCACAAACCGCTACTTACTTCACCAAGCAAGGGAGCACCACAGTAAGAACAGTAGGATCCTTCAACATCCCCCCTGCAACACTTCAAGTAAACGTAGCTTTCGCAGCCATCGTTTTCATACCGCTCTACGATCGAGTCCTCGTCCCAATTGCCAGAAAAGTAACTGGACTCCCCTCAGGGATGACAACTCTACAAAGGATGGGAATTGGCCTTTTTTTATCCACATTTTCCATGGTTGCAGCAGCTCTAGTGGAAGCTAAAAGGATCAGCATTGCAAGAGACCATGGGATCATGGATTCACCAAAATCAATTGTTCCAATGAGGGTGTTTTGGTTACTCCCACAGTACATAATTACTGGAGTAGGCGCAGTTTTCTTCGTTGTTGGGATGCAGCAACTTTTCTATGATCAAATTCCAGATGAGCTGAGAAGCATGGGGGCAGCTGCTTCTAATAGTACATTAGGGGTGGGAAACTTTCTGAGTAGTGCTATTATATCTATTCTGCAGGCTATAACCTCAAGGGCGGGTGATGAATGGTTGGGAAGCAATCTTAATCGGGCTCACTTGGATTACTTCTATTGGGTGTTGGCTGGTTTGGGTGGTTTGAATTTGTGTTTTTTCATCTGGGCTACCATGGGTTTTGTGTACAAAAAACTTGAGTGGGATGATCCAAATCAGAAGGAAGAACAAAAGCTCTCTCGTGTAGAGTAG